A stretch of Cicer arietinum cultivar CDC Frontier isolate Library 1 chromosome 5, Cicar.CDCFrontier_v2.0, whole genome shotgun sequence DNA encodes these proteins:
- the LOC113784098 gene encoding uncharacterized protein — MQKLTPQFIGPYQILKRDGNVAYHIALPPSLSNLHSVFHVSQLRNYIFDPSHVIESNKVQKKENLTFETLPLQIEDQKTKELRGKTISLVKVVWGGATSESATWEVQSQMHDSYPELFLSEKFRGRNFLQQREKCNTPISHYLILVV; from the coding sequence ATGCAAAAGCTTACTCCTCAGTTTATAGGACCTTACCAGATTCTTAAACGTGACGGTAACGTGGCATATCATATCGCGTTACCTCCTTCTCTTTCTAATCTTCATAGTGTCTTTCACGTGTCTCAACTTCGCAATTACATTTTCGATCCCTCACACGTGATTGAGTCAAACAAGGTCCAAAAAAAAGAGAATCTAACTTTTGAGACCTTACCGCTACAGATTGAGGACCAAAAGACCAAAGAATTAAGGGGTAAGACGATTTCATTGGTTAAGGTTGTCTGGGGAGGTGCTACTAGTGAAAGTGCTACGTGGGAAGTCCAAAGCCAGATGCACGATTCTTATCCAGAATTGTTTCTGTCAGAAAAATTTAGAGGACGAAATTTTCTTCAACAGAGGgagaaatgtaacaccccaatttctcattaccTTATTTTAGTAGTATAA